A single region of the Sciurus carolinensis chromosome 16, mSciCar1.2, whole genome shotgun sequence genome encodes:
- the Pdcd5 gene encoding programmed cell death protein 5, with amino-acid sequence MADEELETLRKQRLAELQAKHGDPGDAAQQEAKHREAEMRNSILAQVLDQSARARLSNLALVKPEKTKAVENYLIQMARYGQLSGKVSEQGLIEILEKVSQQTEKKTTVKFNRRKVMDSDEDDDY; translated from the exons ATGGCGGACGAGGAACTGGAGACgctgaggaagcagaggctggccGAGCTGCAGGCGAAGCACGGG gatCCCGGCGATGCAGCACAACAAGAAGCAAAGCACAG GGAAGCAGAAATGAGAAACAGTATTTTGGCCCAAGTTCTGGATCAGTCAGCTCGGGCCAGGT taagtAATTTAGCACTTGTAAAGCCCGAAAAAACTAAAGCAGTAGAAAATTACCTTATACAGATGGCAAGATATGGACAACTCAGCGGGAAG GTATCAGAACAAGGCTTAATAGAAATTCTTGAAAAAGTAAgccaacaaacagaaaagaaaacaacagttaAA TTCAACAGAAGAAAAGTAATGGACTCTGATGAAGATGACGATTACTGA
- the Ankrd27 gene encoding ankyrin repeat domain-containing protein 27 isoform X1, with amino-acid sequence MALYDEDLLKNPFYLALQKWRPDLCSKVAQIHGIVLVPCKGSLSSSVQSTCQFESYILIPVEGHFQTLNGKDVFIQGNRIKLGAGFACLLSVPILFEETFYNEKEESFSILCIAHPLEKRESSEEPSAPSDSFSLKTIEDVREFLGRHSERFDRNIASFHRTFRECERKSLRHHIDSVNALYTKCLQQLLRDSHLKVLAKQEAHMNLMKQAVEMYIHHDIYDLIFKYVGTMEASEDAAFNKITRSLQDLQQKDIGVKPEFSFNIPRAKRELAQLNRCTSPQQKLVCLRKVVQLITQSPSQRVNLETMCADDLLSVLLYLLVKTEIPNWMANLSYIKNFRFSSSAKDELGYCLTSIEAAIEYIRQGSLSVKPPESEGFGDRLFLKQRMSLLSQMTSTPIDCLFKHIASGNQKEVERLLSQEDQDKDAVQKMCHPLCFCDDCEKLVSGRLNDPSVVTPFSRDDRGHTPLHVAALCGQASLIDLLVSKGAVVNATDYHGSTPLHLACQKGYQSVTLLLLHYKANAEVQDNNGNTPLHLACTYGHEDCVKALVYYDVQACRLDIGNEKGDTPLHIAARWGYQGIIETLLQNGAPTEIQNRLKETPLKCALNSKILSIMENHHLSLERRPKERRSSEVPTQSPQHSVDSISQGSSTSSFSSMSGSSKQEETKKDYREVEKLLRAVADGDLEMVRYLLEWTEEDLDEMDDAVGAADHEFCHPLCQCPKCAPAQKKLTRIPASGLGVNVTNQDGSSPLHVAALHGRADLIPLLLKHGANAGARNANQAIPLHLACQKGHFQVVKYLLDSNVKPNKKDISGNTPLIYACSSGHHEVAALLLQHGASINASNNKGNTALHEAVIERHVFVVELLLLHGASVHILNKRQCTAIDCAEQNSKIMELLQVVPSCVASLDDVAEIGHKEYVTVKIRKKWNSKMYDLPDEPFTRQFYFVHSVGQFGGRTSREIMARDRSVPNFTEGSLHEPERQGTTQKQKNLPDQSRSQTANEGKNAWPGEKPRQNQTAPGNRRMLRRHTVEDAVVPKGPETADNLSVPHGAGISQS; translated from the exons GATGTGTTTATACAAGGAAACAGGATTAAATTAGGAGCTGGTTTTGCCTGTCTTCTCTCAGTGCCCATTctctttgaagaaactttctacaatgaaaaagaagaaagtttcagCATCCTGTGTATAGCTCATCCtttggaaaagagagagagttcaG AAGAGCCTTCAGCACCCTCAGATTCCTTTTCCCTGAAAACCATCGAAGATGTGAGAGAATTTTTGGGAAGACACTCTGAGAGATTTGACAGGAACATCGCCTCTTTCCACCGAACATTCCGAGAATGTGAAAGAAAGAGCCTCCGTCACCACATA GACTCAGTGAATGCTCTCTACACAAAATGCCTCCAGCAACTTCTGAGGGACTCTCACCTG AAAGTGCTTGCAAAGCAGGAGGCCCACATGAACCTGATGAAGCAGGCAGTAGAG ATGTACATCCATCATGATATTTACGATCTGATCTTTAAGTATGTGGGGACCATGGAGGCAAGCGAG GATGCTGCCTTTAACAAAATCACAAGAAGCCTTCAAGATCTCCAGCAGAAAGATATTGGCGTGAAACCTGAGTTCAG TTTCAATATCCCTCGTGCTAAGAGAGAGCTGGCTCAGCTGAACAGATGTACCTCCCCACAACAGAAGCTGGTCTGTTTGCGAAAGGTGGTGCAGCTCATTACCCAGTCTCCTAGCCAGAGAG TGAACTTGGAGACTATGTGTGCTGATGATCTTCTCTCAGTCCTGTTGTATTTGCTTGTGAAAACAGAGATCCCCAAttg gatggcaaatttgagttACATCAAAAACTTCAGATTTAGCAGCTCAGCAAAAGATGAATTGGGGTACTGCTTGACCTCAATAGAGGCTGCGATCGAATATATTCGGCAAGGAAGCCTTTCTGTTAAACCCCCT GAGTCTGAGGGATTTGGAGACAGGCTATTCCTTAAGCAGAGGATGAGCTTACTTTCTCAGATGACCTCAACTCCCATCGACTGCCTATTTAAG CACATTGCATCAGGGAACCAGAAAGAAGTGGAAAGGCTTCTCAGCCAAGAAGACCAAGACAAAGATGCCGTCCAAAAGATGTGTCACCCACTGTGCTTCTGTGATGACTGTGAGAAGCTCGTCTCTGG GAGGCTGAATGATCCCTCAGTTGTCACTCCATTTTCCAGAGATGACAGGGGTCATACACCTCTTCATGTGGCTGCTCTCTGTG ggcaggcatCTCTCATCGACCTCCTGGTTTCCAAGGGTGCTGTAGTGAACGCCACAGACTATCACGGGTCCACTCCTCTTCATTTGGCATGCCAGAAGGGCTATCAGAGCGTGACG ctgctgctgctgcactaCAAGGCCAATGCTGAGGTGCAGGACAACAATGGCAACACCCCACTCCACCTGGCCTGCACATATGGTCATGAAGAT TGTGTGAAGGCTTTGGTCTACTACGACGTGCAGGCATGCAGACTGGATATTGGTAATGAGAAAGGAGACACACCTTTACACATAGCTGCACGTTGGGGTTACCAGGGCATCATAGAGACGTTGCTACAGAATGGAGCACCCACAGAGATCCAGAACAGACTGAAAGAAACACCACTCAAATGTGCACTAAACTCCAAG ATTCTGTCTATAATGGAAAACCATCATCTGTCCTTGGAAAGGAGGCCCAAGGAAAGGAGATCTTCTGAG GTCCCCACACAGTCCCCTCAGCACTCTGTGGATTCCATCAGCCAGGGGTCCTCCACCTCCAGCTTCTCTTCCATGTCGGGGAGCTCCAAACAGGAAGAGACCAAGAAGGACTACCGAGAG gTAGAAAAACTTTTAAGAGCAGTTGCTGATGGAGATCTAGAAATG GTGCGGTACCTTTTGGAGTGGACAGAGGAGGACCTGGATGAGATGGATGATGCTGTTGGTGCAGCAGATCATGAATTCTGTCACCCCTTGTGTCAGTGTCCCAAATGTGCTCCTGCTCAAAAG AAGCTGACAAGGATTCCTGCCAGTGGGCTTGGTGTGAATGTGACCAACCAGGACGGCTCTTCCCCACTGCATGTTGCTGCCCTGCATGGTCGAGCGGACCTCATCCCCCTCCTGTTGAAACATGGCGCCAATGCAGGTGCCAGAAACGCAAACCAAGCCATCCCCCTCCACCTGGCCTGCCAAAAGGGTCACTTTCAG GTGGTGAAGTATCTATTAGATTCTAATGTAAAACCCAACAAAAAGGATATAAGTGGAAACACACCCCTCATTTATGCCTGTTCCAGTGGCCATCATGAAGTTGCAGCACTGTTGCTACAG CACGGGGCTTCCATTAATGCTTCTAACAATAAGGGCAACACAGCCCTGCATGAAGCTGTGATAGAGAGGCATGTCTTCGTGGTGGAGCTGCTTCTGCTTCACGGAGCATCCGTTCACATCCTGAACAAGAGGCAGTGCACGGCCATAGACTGTGCTGAGCAG AATTCAAAAATAATGGAGTTACTTCAAGTCGTACCAAGTTGTGTTGCCTCATTAGATGATGTTGCTGAAATAGGCCACAAGGAGTATGTGACCGTTAAGATCAGGAAAAAAT GGAACTCCAAAATGTACGATCTACCAGATGAACCTTTTACAAGACAGTTTTACTTTGTTCACTCAGTTGGTCAGTTTGG GGGAAGGACTTCTAGGGAGATTATGGCAAGAGATAGAAGTGTCCCTAATTTTACCGAAGGTTCTTTGCATGAG ccCGAGAGGCAAGGAAccacacagaaacagaaaaacctgCCAGACCAGAGCAGATCTCAGACTGCTAATGAAGGAAAGAATGCCTGGCCTGGGGAGAAGCCTAGACAGAATCAAACTGCTCCTGGAAACAGGAGAATGCTCCGCAGGCACACAGTTGAAGACGCAGTTGTGCCCAAGGGCCCAGAGACTGCTGACAACCTATCTGTGCCCCACGGGGCTGGTATTTCCCAGTCTTAA
- the Ankrd27 gene encoding ankyrin repeat domain-containing protein 27 isoform X3, with protein MNLMKQAVEMYIHHDIYDLIFKYVGTMEASEDAAFNKITRSLQDLQQKDIGVKPEFSFNIPRAKRELAQLNRCTSPQQKLVCLRKVVQLITQSPSQRVNLETMCADDLLSVLLYLLVKTEIPNWMANLSYIKNFRFSSSAKDELGYCLTSIEAAIEYIRQGSLSVKPPESEGFGDRLFLKQRMSLLSQMTSTPIDCLFKHIASGNQKEVERLLSQEDQDKDAVQKMCHPLCFCDDCEKLVSGRLNDPSVVTPFSRDDRGHTPLHVAALCGQASLIDLLVSKGAVVNATDYHGSTPLHLACQKGYQSVTLLLLHYKANAEVQDNNGNTPLHLACTYGHEDCVKALVYYDVQACRLDIGNEKGDTPLHIAARWGYQGIIETLLQNGAPTEIQNRLKETPLKCALNSKILSIMENHHLSLERRPKERRSSEVPTQSPQHSVDSISQGSSTSSFSSMSGSSKQEETKKDYREVEKLLRAVADGDLEMVRYLLEWTEEDLDEMDDAVGAADHEFCHPLCQCPKCAPAQKKLTRIPASGLGVNVTNQDGSSPLHVAALHGRADLIPLLLKHGANAGARNANQAIPLHLACQKGHFQVVKYLLDSNVKPNKKDISGNTPLIYACSSGHHEVAALLLQHGASINASNNKGNTALHEAVIERHVFVVELLLLHGASVHILNKRQCTAIDCAEQNSKIMELLQVVPSCVASLDDVAEIGHKEYVTVKIRKKWNSKMYDLPDEPFTRQFYFVHSVGQFGGRTSREIMARDRSVPNFTEGSLHEPERQGTTQKQKNLPDQSRSQTANEGKNAWPGEKPRQNQTAPGNRRMLRRHTVEDAVVPKGPETADNLSVPHGAGISQS; from the exons ATGAACCTGATGAAGCAGGCAGTAGAG ATGTACATCCATCATGATATTTACGATCTGATCTTTAAGTATGTGGGGACCATGGAGGCAAGCGAG GATGCTGCCTTTAACAAAATCACAAGAAGCCTTCAAGATCTCCAGCAGAAAGATATTGGCGTGAAACCTGAGTTCAG TTTCAATATCCCTCGTGCTAAGAGAGAGCTGGCTCAGCTGAACAGATGTACCTCCCCACAACAGAAGCTGGTCTGTTTGCGAAAGGTGGTGCAGCTCATTACCCAGTCTCCTAGCCAGAGAG TGAACTTGGAGACTATGTGTGCTGATGATCTTCTCTCAGTCCTGTTGTATTTGCTTGTGAAAACAGAGATCCCCAAttg gatggcaaatttgagttACATCAAAAACTTCAGATTTAGCAGCTCAGCAAAAGATGAATTGGGGTACTGCTTGACCTCAATAGAGGCTGCGATCGAATATATTCGGCAAGGAAGCCTTTCTGTTAAACCCCCT GAGTCTGAGGGATTTGGAGACAGGCTATTCCTTAAGCAGAGGATGAGCTTACTTTCTCAGATGACCTCAACTCCCATCGACTGCCTATTTAAG CACATTGCATCAGGGAACCAGAAAGAAGTGGAAAGGCTTCTCAGCCAAGAAGACCAAGACAAAGATGCCGTCCAAAAGATGTGTCACCCACTGTGCTTCTGTGATGACTGTGAGAAGCTCGTCTCTGG GAGGCTGAATGATCCCTCAGTTGTCACTCCATTTTCCAGAGATGACAGGGGTCATACACCTCTTCATGTGGCTGCTCTCTGTG ggcaggcatCTCTCATCGACCTCCTGGTTTCCAAGGGTGCTGTAGTGAACGCCACAGACTATCACGGGTCCACTCCTCTTCATTTGGCATGCCAGAAGGGCTATCAGAGCGTGACG ctgctgctgctgcactaCAAGGCCAATGCTGAGGTGCAGGACAACAATGGCAACACCCCACTCCACCTGGCCTGCACATATGGTCATGAAGAT TGTGTGAAGGCTTTGGTCTACTACGACGTGCAGGCATGCAGACTGGATATTGGTAATGAGAAAGGAGACACACCTTTACACATAGCTGCACGTTGGGGTTACCAGGGCATCATAGAGACGTTGCTACAGAATGGAGCACCCACAGAGATCCAGAACAGACTGAAAGAAACACCACTCAAATGTGCACTAAACTCCAAG ATTCTGTCTATAATGGAAAACCATCATCTGTCCTTGGAAAGGAGGCCCAAGGAAAGGAGATCTTCTGAG GTCCCCACACAGTCCCCTCAGCACTCTGTGGATTCCATCAGCCAGGGGTCCTCCACCTCCAGCTTCTCTTCCATGTCGGGGAGCTCCAAACAGGAAGAGACCAAGAAGGACTACCGAGAG gTAGAAAAACTTTTAAGAGCAGTTGCTGATGGAGATCTAGAAATG GTGCGGTACCTTTTGGAGTGGACAGAGGAGGACCTGGATGAGATGGATGATGCTGTTGGTGCAGCAGATCATGAATTCTGTCACCCCTTGTGTCAGTGTCCCAAATGTGCTCCTGCTCAAAAG AAGCTGACAAGGATTCCTGCCAGTGGGCTTGGTGTGAATGTGACCAACCAGGACGGCTCTTCCCCACTGCATGTTGCTGCCCTGCATGGTCGAGCGGACCTCATCCCCCTCCTGTTGAAACATGGCGCCAATGCAGGTGCCAGAAACGCAAACCAAGCCATCCCCCTCCACCTGGCCTGCCAAAAGGGTCACTTTCAG GTGGTGAAGTATCTATTAGATTCTAATGTAAAACCCAACAAAAAGGATATAAGTGGAAACACACCCCTCATTTATGCCTGTTCCAGTGGCCATCATGAAGTTGCAGCACTGTTGCTACAG CACGGGGCTTCCATTAATGCTTCTAACAATAAGGGCAACACAGCCCTGCATGAAGCTGTGATAGAGAGGCATGTCTTCGTGGTGGAGCTGCTTCTGCTTCACGGAGCATCCGTTCACATCCTGAACAAGAGGCAGTGCACGGCCATAGACTGTGCTGAGCAG AATTCAAAAATAATGGAGTTACTTCAAGTCGTACCAAGTTGTGTTGCCTCATTAGATGATGTTGCTGAAATAGGCCACAAGGAGTATGTGACCGTTAAGATCAGGAAAAAAT GGAACTCCAAAATGTACGATCTACCAGATGAACCTTTTACAAGACAGTTTTACTTTGTTCACTCAGTTGGTCAGTTTGG GGGAAGGACTTCTAGGGAGATTATGGCAAGAGATAGAAGTGTCCCTAATTTTACCGAAGGTTCTTTGCATGAG ccCGAGAGGCAAGGAAccacacagaaacagaaaaacctgCCAGACCAGAGCAGATCTCAGACTGCTAATGAAGGAAAGAATGCCTGGCCTGGGGAGAAGCCTAGACAGAATCAAACTGCTCCTGGAAACAGGAGAATGCTCCGCAGGCACACAGTTGAAGACGCAGTTGTGCCCAAGGGCCCAGAGACTGCTGACAACCTATCTGTGCCCCACGGGGCTGGTATTTCCCAGTCTTAA
- the Ankrd27 gene encoding ankyrin repeat domain-containing protein 27 isoform X2, protein MALYDEDLLKNPFYLALQKWRPDLCSKVAQIHGIVLVPCKGSLSSSVQSTCQFESYILIPVEGHFQTLNGKDSVNALYTKCLQQLLRDSHLKVLAKQEAHMNLMKQAVEMYIHHDIYDLIFKYVGTMEASEDAAFNKITRSLQDLQQKDIGVKPEFSFNIPRAKRELAQLNRCTSPQQKLVCLRKVVQLITQSPSQRVNLETMCADDLLSVLLYLLVKTEIPNWMANLSYIKNFRFSSSAKDELGYCLTSIEAAIEYIRQGSLSVKPPESEGFGDRLFLKQRMSLLSQMTSTPIDCLFKHIASGNQKEVERLLSQEDQDKDAVQKMCHPLCFCDDCEKLVSGRLNDPSVVTPFSRDDRGHTPLHVAALCGQASLIDLLVSKGAVVNATDYHGSTPLHLACQKGYQSVTLLLLHYKANAEVQDNNGNTPLHLACTYGHEDCVKALVYYDVQACRLDIGNEKGDTPLHIAARWGYQGIIETLLQNGAPTEIQNRLKETPLKCALNSKILSIMENHHLSLERRPKERRSSEVPTQSPQHSVDSISQGSSTSSFSSMSGSSKQEETKKDYREVEKLLRAVADGDLEMVRYLLEWTEEDLDEMDDAVGAADHEFCHPLCQCPKCAPAQKKLTRIPASGLGVNVTNQDGSSPLHVAALHGRADLIPLLLKHGANAGARNANQAIPLHLACQKGHFQVVKYLLDSNVKPNKKDISGNTPLIYACSSGHHEVAALLLQHGASINASNNKGNTALHEAVIERHVFVVELLLLHGASVHILNKRQCTAIDCAEQNSKIMELLQVVPSCVASLDDVAEIGHKEYVTVKIRKKWNSKMYDLPDEPFTRQFYFVHSVGQFGGRTSREIMARDRSVPNFTEGSLHEPERQGTTQKQKNLPDQSRSQTANEGKNAWPGEKPRQNQTAPGNRRMLRRHTVEDAVVPKGPETADNLSVPHGAGISQS, encoded by the exons GACTCAGTGAATGCTCTCTACACAAAATGCCTCCAGCAACTTCTGAGGGACTCTCACCTG AAAGTGCTTGCAAAGCAGGAGGCCCACATGAACCTGATGAAGCAGGCAGTAGAG ATGTACATCCATCATGATATTTACGATCTGATCTTTAAGTATGTGGGGACCATGGAGGCAAGCGAG GATGCTGCCTTTAACAAAATCACAAGAAGCCTTCAAGATCTCCAGCAGAAAGATATTGGCGTGAAACCTGAGTTCAG TTTCAATATCCCTCGTGCTAAGAGAGAGCTGGCTCAGCTGAACAGATGTACCTCCCCACAACAGAAGCTGGTCTGTTTGCGAAAGGTGGTGCAGCTCATTACCCAGTCTCCTAGCCAGAGAG TGAACTTGGAGACTATGTGTGCTGATGATCTTCTCTCAGTCCTGTTGTATTTGCTTGTGAAAACAGAGATCCCCAAttg gatggcaaatttgagttACATCAAAAACTTCAGATTTAGCAGCTCAGCAAAAGATGAATTGGGGTACTGCTTGACCTCAATAGAGGCTGCGATCGAATATATTCGGCAAGGAAGCCTTTCTGTTAAACCCCCT GAGTCTGAGGGATTTGGAGACAGGCTATTCCTTAAGCAGAGGATGAGCTTACTTTCTCAGATGACCTCAACTCCCATCGACTGCCTATTTAAG CACATTGCATCAGGGAACCAGAAAGAAGTGGAAAGGCTTCTCAGCCAAGAAGACCAAGACAAAGATGCCGTCCAAAAGATGTGTCACCCACTGTGCTTCTGTGATGACTGTGAGAAGCTCGTCTCTGG GAGGCTGAATGATCCCTCAGTTGTCACTCCATTTTCCAGAGATGACAGGGGTCATACACCTCTTCATGTGGCTGCTCTCTGTG ggcaggcatCTCTCATCGACCTCCTGGTTTCCAAGGGTGCTGTAGTGAACGCCACAGACTATCACGGGTCCACTCCTCTTCATTTGGCATGCCAGAAGGGCTATCAGAGCGTGACG ctgctgctgctgcactaCAAGGCCAATGCTGAGGTGCAGGACAACAATGGCAACACCCCACTCCACCTGGCCTGCACATATGGTCATGAAGAT TGTGTGAAGGCTTTGGTCTACTACGACGTGCAGGCATGCAGACTGGATATTGGTAATGAGAAAGGAGACACACCTTTACACATAGCTGCACGTTGGGGTTACCAGGGCATCATAGAGACGTTGCTACAGAATGGAGCACCCACAGAGATCCAGAACAGACTGAAAGAAACACCACTCAAATGTGCACTAAACTCCAAG ATTCTGTCTATAATGGAAAACCATCATCTGTCCTTGGAAAGGAGGCCCAAGGAAAGGAGATCTTCTGAG GTCCCCACACAGTCCCCTCAGCACTCTGTGGATTCCATCAGCCAGGGGTCCTCCACCTCCAGCTTCTCTTCCATGTCGGGGAGCTCCAAACAGGAAGAGACCAAGAAGGACTACCGAGAG gTAGAAAAACTTTTAAGAGCAGTTGCTGATGGAGATCTAGAAATG GTGCGGTACCTTTTGGAGTGGACAGAGGAGGACCTGGATGAGATGGATGATGCTGTTGGTGCAGCAGATCATGAATTCTGTCACCCCTTGTGTCAGTGTCCCAAATGTGCTCCTGCTCAAAAG AAGCTGACAAGGATTCCTGCCAGTGGGCTTGGTGTGAATGTGACCAACCAGGACGGCTCTTCCCCACTGCATGTTGCTGCCCTGCATGGTCGAGCGGACCTCATCCCCCTCCTGTTGAAACATGGCGCCAATGCAGGTGCCAGAAACGCAAACCAAGCCATCCCCCTCCACCTGGCCTGCCAAAAGGGTCACTTTCAG GTGGTGAAGTATCTATTAGATTCTAATGTAAAACCCAACAAAAAGGATATAAGTGGAAACACACCCCTCATTTATGCCTGTTCCAGTGGCCATCATGAAGTTGCAGCACTGTTGCTACAG CACGGGGCTTCCATTAATGCTTCTAACAATAAGGGCAACACAGCCCTGCATGAAGCTGTGATAGAGAGGCATGTCTTCGTGGTGGAGCTGCTTCTGCTTCACGGAGCATCCGTTCACATCCTGAACAAGAGGCAGTGCACGGCCATAGACTGTGCTGAGCAG AATTCAAAAATAATGGAGTTACTTCAAGTCGTACCAAGTTGTGTTGCCTCATTAGATGATGTTGCTGAAATAGGCCACAAGGAGTATGTGACCGTTAAGATCAGGAAAAAAT GGAACTCCAAAATGTACGATCTACCAGATGAACCTTTTACAAGACAGTTTTACTTTGTTCACTCAGTTGGTCAGTTTGG GGGAAGGACTTCTAGGGAGATTATGGCAAGAGATAGAAGTGTCCCTAATTTTACCGAAGGTTCTTTGCATGAG ccCGAGAGGCAAGGAAccacacagaaacagaaaaacctgCCAGACCAGAGCAGATCTCAGACTGCTAATGAAGGAAAGAATGCCTGGCCTGGGGAGAAGCCTAGACAGAATCAAACTGCTCCTGGAAACAGGAGAATGCTCCGCAGGCACACAGTTGAAGACGCAGTTGTGCCCAAGGGCCCAGAGACTGCTGACAACCTATCTGTGCCCCACGGGGCTGGTATTTCCCAGTCTTAA